One Dioscorea cayenensis subsp. rotundata cultivar TDr96_F1 chromosome 19, TDr96_F1_v2_PseudoChromosome.rev07_lg8_w22 25.fasta, whole genome shotgun sequence genomic window, GTAGCCTGTCCCTTTGGCCTTGTCGGGGGTAGGGGCAGGGGCAGGGGCAGGGGCAGAAGCAAGCTCAAGGTAGATGATAAAAGCCGACTTGCCTGCCTCCCTGAGATAACGGACATCACCATTCATGAGCTTCAACAATTTCCTACACACAAGCAGACTGATGCCCTCCTCCGACAGCTCACTACCATTTCCAAACATTTGAGACAGCAATTCCTCTGGCACTCCACTACCCATGTGTGTTATCCTGCAAGGGGTGAGAGGGCCAGCCACGCGTTAGTAAAATTCAGAAAAACCAATAAAGCTCAAGAGAAATGCTACACTTGGCACATTGGTACAAGcactatgcatgcatgcatgaatgaaTGGCAAACGAAAAAGGCAATTGTAAATTGTTTTGCTGACTTGCCAAGTGTCTGTGGACTATCAAACTATATTAATACCTGCAAGACCCGGCCAGTGGAACAAATAGCTATtgaaaaaacaatatcaaatgcTAAAAATTTCGCCAAGTCAATCAATTAGTAAGCCAGGGTTGTGGTGAAGCACTTGGCCCCCCATTGAACTCATAAGCACTGCAAAGAAGCATGTTAATGGTACCTGAGCTCCAGATGCACTAGATGGAGATCTTTTCCCAGTTgatctttatttatttcagaAGTGATTTCAACCAGACCTCCATTTGGAGAGTACTTCACAGACACCACCAGGAAATCAGCAAGGATCTGTTGAAGCCTCAGATTATCCCCATAAAGGCCTTCAGTCATGAATTTATCTGATAGACTGTTAACTATTCGAACACCCTTTTCATTGCTCGCAATCATGACTTGACTCACAGCAGTAATCAAGACATCCTGTGGAATGAACTCCACCATTTCTAAACCCAAACAGCTGCAGATAATAGACAAGAGAACGTTATCAGCATACAAAAAATAATGATCATTTTTAAAGTTAAACGAAATAAGAACATCTGTTGGAAGAAAATTGGCATGGTAAAGGATCAGTAACATCTACAAACTTGATCACATGGATGTAATTCTGGCATAAACAGAGTACCCGAAATAGAAGAATATAGGTTAATTGAATTCTTCTGGTTTTGTAtggaataaaatcaagtaacaGAAATGACTTCCATAAACATGCTGAAAGCACATTGATTGAAGGACCAGCAGAGCAAATTGccagaaaatttttttatgagaagGAAGATATGAGATTATCATAAAGAAGGACCTCCAGCACTCTAATCAATCAACGAAACCACCTTCGGATCAGACTATCCACTGTTTCAGTGCAAGCTCGATGCACCAAGGGCTCTTATTCTCAGATTTTCGGATCAGTTTATGTAGTGTGATCAGTTTTTGAGTAAGAGGATACGATACCTGTCTGTAATGTTTTCAAGCTCCAGGTCATCAAGAATTCTGTTAACCTGCTGGTGGCACCTCCCTCGGAAGTCAATAGCTCTTTTTGCTCCCTCAGATAAATCAGTGCCCTCAATCATTTTTTTCGGAAATAATGTATTCCAGAAAGAGGATTTCTTATTTCATGCCTGATATACAACAAAAGCTTTCAGTTTCTTCATGGCCGTTTGCTCTGACAGCTGCTGGACATGGAGAACCTGTTGCAGCTCCTGACTAGCAGTATGCAAGAAGCAAAACACTCCGGTGACTATACCTTCTGCATCCACTTTCTTGGTCACCGAGAGAAGGCATTCCACATGCTTACCACTACGACTGATAAAATCAAAGGGAGTCTTTTCTGTTTCTTGGCCTGCTATGGCATTGTTAATGACCACACTAAGATTCACAAATGCATCTTGGTTCTTTAAACGACAACAGGCTGCACTGCTCCCTGAAAAACCTCACCCAACAGCATCCCTATCTATCACTTCATCCCTCTTCCATCCAGACAACTTTAGCCATGGCTGGATTCCACTCGGAACACCAGCCAAACTCATCTGCACCAAATATAGGTGGGATCAGCGGGCTAGGATTTTGTACTATAGCTTTGTAATCTCCTTCAATCCGAATAAATTTGTCCATGACCATCTTTTGACCAGTCATATCTTGAGCCACAAAGCACACTCCAACTGCATTCTCATTGATGTCGCGGCTTGCACAAGCATTGACAATCAAGATAACAGGACCATCATCTCTCCGAAGGCCATGAGTTTTCATCTGAAATTGCACATTCTGCTTTTCCTTCCCTAACCATGTATGATACATAAGATAATTAGGGTACCAGCTTAAATTTACAAGTTTGTAAATTGAATTAAGCTCAGCCCTATATCATGTAAattgtaaaataaatgaatgaaggaCCACAAATAGAAATTGGAAGTCAAGGAACCAAGTAAATGGAGATGGAGCACAATACTTACCCTGCAATGCCAAAAAGCATCTCCTTGACAACTTCCACTGAAGAATCTTCTACAAGGGACAGCAAATGCTTCCCTATGGCTTCATCTACCGAGAGACCCGTTAATTCAGCAATTTTCAGGTTCCACCCATTTATGAATCCATTGACATCCACCGCCAAGATTGGCACGGTCGCTGTCTCAATCAACCGTACCATTTCATTGGTCACCGCTTGCAATTCTACCATTTCTTCAATTCTAAGGTCACTGATTCGAGCATCCAGTGATGCCTTCCTCTTGGAATTCTCAGAATCATTGAAAGTCCCTCGCAGTATAAGCTGCAAGGAATGAATAGCATCCATCTCATAGTCCTTCCAGGGAACACTCCTCATCTTTACGGCTTCAAGGAACGCTTTGAATGAAGACCTTGGGTGCATTCTCTTCCCATCATCTTTATCCAAGGGATCATGCTTTGCACCTCCCCATCGGATTTCAGCAGCGGTATGAGATCTAAAACCAAAACATGATGTCTTTTGGAAGTAATTCTGGCAGCTGCCATCCCACAAACTACATCACCAAGGGTTAGAGCAGCAGGATATCCAGCATCACGCAGACTGTCAGTGCTCAAACCTGTAGAATCCATATGATTCTCTTCAAGCCAGTAGGCAATGTCTCTAATCTCAGTTTCAGTTGGGGTCAAGCCAAGCCTCCAAATCTCATTTTCGTACAAAAGGGCAGCACCATCACATTTCACTAGATCCATAACATTTGGACTCTGTGTCATGATGCCTACAGGTGTAGCATCTCTGAGCAACATGTCACACAGCAGTGTCTGGgtttttcaggatgttcttcTCGTGGAGCTGATTCTCTAAATCAAATTCCTTGTTGACATGGATGGCAAACACCTGCATCAAGAATTCACAGGCATACCTTAAGGGAAGGGAACAAACCTTGGGCTTTCATGATGGCAAACAACAAGGCCCCAAAGTCTCTTCCTCTTTTGCTGCTGGGACTGTCCAGACTCCAAGTTCTCACATTCCTCCTCCCCTTCATTCACCACCACTGCCATAACCAGAGATGCTATAGAGTTCATGTTCTCCATATACTGCAAGTGACAACTGTGAGGGGCTCTAAGTGTAGAACCACAGAAGGTCAGATCAGAAGGCAGCTTCTCGTCTTGATAAATCTTTATAGGCCTCGCACGACAATCACAAATCATCCGGATCTTGCTCTTCAGGAAAAGGAATCTAGCAGCCTGGGGAATATCTGTAGCTGGATAATGCAGGCCTTGGTAAGACTCAATCCCGGCTTTTGTGATTTCTCGAAAGACCTCTCCATGGTCATCTTCATGGAACCTATAAACCATTACCCTGTCATAGCCAGTGAGTTCAAAGACTTCTTCAATCACTGTTTCACAAAGTCTCTCTATACTACCACCAGGCAATGATTGCAACCGGGCTATTGCTTTAGCAGCGAGCTTATATGATTGAAGGGCCCCCGCAGCGGTCATGGGCAACTCAGAAGGCTTCACTGGCTCAAAATCAACAATCAAACAAGCAGTCACCCGATGTATGATTGCATAGAAGGGCTTACCAGATGTTTTACAGTGGACTAAAATAGGATTGAGAAGAGAGACCTCCGGGTAACCTAAGGCCTTCTGCAGTGCTGCAGTACTAGGAGAAGTAAAAATGCTCCTCACATCAGTTCCGATACCAAGCGTAAGGTGTTCTCCTACGCTTGGCACAGCATGGCTGACCATGGTGAGCATCTCCGGGGAATTCTCAGAGTAAGCTATGACCTTAAATGTCTTCTCATCAAGGGCTAACAAGCAGCCAAACGGCTGGATTAGCTTCCCTTTCTGAATGTGCTGTAGGTATGCAGTGACTTTCTCCGACTTCTTGGGGTCAGGAGATGATCCCTTGTGTGCCACAATTGACTGGGAATAATCAAACGAGGTGCCGAACTCTTCAAACTCTGCATCAAGTTTGGCATCTACCGTTGTCTGGGCTATGATTCTAGCGCTGTGTCTACTTCTGTTGGAACTAGCAGAAGAATTTGCAGGTCGAGAGGAAGACATTGTTTGTTGAGGACAATCAAAGAAAACTGAAATACTGGAACTAGGAAAGAGATGATGTTTTGAAACAAGTTTTATTTCACACTAAGAAGAAGTGGCAACAGCCGGGATAAACAATAGAATCAGAAAGCTAATGAAGGAAGTTAGCAAGGAGACAATTTGAACAAAAGGCCAAAAGAGGAAGGCTGCAGCTCGAGGAATAGAATAAAAGGAGCAGCAAAGttagaattcatatatttcacAGGATCAGAGTGCACTGACACAACCAAGCATCATCAACTGCGAATGGTGTACATGAAAATCAGAAATGTTAAGAAGTATACTGAAGCAGAAATTGCAAACATATGATCAATCAAAGGGCTggcatataaaagaaaaaaaagagaagcatgattaaaaaaacaacaacaacaactcacCGGTCAGGCAAGATAACGCTCGATCAACGACTGTGGAAGAGCTAATCACAGAAAGGTTAGAGCTTTTTGATGCAAGGGTGTAAGGAACTTCAATCGTTGGAAGACCTGTGCGTCAAAAACCACCTTTTTTTCATCAACAGCGCAAGTACAAGAATGAAAAAGTAGTCTAAATCCCCTAAAACGCAGAAGAAAGCCAAGATGAGAAGAAACACAAATACCTCAAAAAGAGTCCAGTAGAGGCAGAACCGAAGAACGACACAACCCACCACAAGTTCGAAGAGCTTTTTCAAAGGGCAAACAATCTTAAAGAGCCACCTGAAATTCCATTCTAGAAAAAACAAACACTGGTTTTTGCAGCAAAGGCCAAAACAAAGATAGACGGAATGGAGTGGTGgatcaaagaaagagaaagagcagGTGCAAAGCTACGAAACTCTAGTGTATGAGAAAGAGAGTAAAAGAGACAGTTTAGAATGAATCCCGACCCCACTCTTGCCTCcttgagaaaattaaattaaaagggaAATAGGAACCGTGATACTAAGGAAAACAAGATCAAACACCGTCAAAGCCCTCGCAAAGCATTCGATCGGCGAAAAAGGATGTCGGGACCACGGGTATGGCCTGGCGAATTGTGGAAGGTGTGGGTGAGGGGCGCTGGCGCTGGCGCTGGCGCAGAGGAGTGGGCAAACAGGCACCTCCTCCTCCGATGCCCGATGAATTCACTGCCCAGCCGACAAAAATCCATCACAAAACAGCAGTTTTTTATGccagcaccaccaccaacaccaacaccaacaatATAATACTCTGcaccaattaaaaaacaaagccCACTTGAGATGCGATTTATTTTCCCAGGCCCTCGCCCtcgattgattgattttttaattataaattaatccaCCCACTTCAATTCTTCCGCTATTGCTTCTTTGTACTTGTTGGAGCTGTTGATGACAGCTTGAGAGGGAGAACGGAGAGCtgaaacaaaagagaaagacaGGAGATGAAAGTGAGATCATTGGACATGGtagccacacacacacacacacacacacacacacacacagagcaTACAAGGACGActgccatgtttttttttaatatttttacgaACGAAAAAAAGATGGGCCAACGAGACCGACAGGTAGTTCCGAAAAGAAAATCAGGATAACAAGATTAATCCGTTGAGCAACAGTAGTATCCAGgaaacaaagtttttttttttttaaatataaaaacaacaatcaaattGTTAGTATTTCTATTTCGTGTGAATTAATGTATCGAATGAACCTGTCAAGAGAGGTGAATATAATTACTtatgagttaatttttttaacaataatttgaaCCTTCATTATTCTGCATGTACACGAGAAATTcatattagtatttttaattaattatttatttatttatttatttttttgtcttttgatAGGAGAGATTATTAACTGACTGAGAAATTCAGCATGATGCAGGAAAAGGAAGAGGGCCTGGAGGAGGCCCATAAAGGTTAATGATAAAAAGGAACAGGTAGACAGTAGCAGCAGATGGGATCACAAGCATGCCAGGccatttagggaaaaaaaataaaaaggactgCTGTTCACGTGCAAACCATATGCCCCGTCAGCTCTCTACTCCCATCACTATCATTTCCATCACGACCCCTCCCAAGTACACTACACACATCATCAGACCACCGACTCACACCGCGACACCACTTCCATctccattttcattttcattttcattttatctttCTGCTTAATTATTCTGTTTTCcaaaaacatttatatttttactgaCCTGATGAACATATCACCGCCGTGTCTCCCGCTCATacaatattgatatatatatatatatatatatatatatatatatattatcaagcTTGCGTCCTTTGTATTTActaccttttatatatatatatatatattggcaggAAGATAAGCGCATGTTATCACATTATTATTCCATTAATCCGTCCAAGGTCTCGATTAGACAGCCACCAATTTGAGACTTTCTGTAGGCACTGCCATGAAAGTAGCTGCAAATCCAATCACATGTGGGGTTATCCTTTCCCAAGACCTTTgttatagtaaataaaaatactactATATATGGTTGGGAACACCAAAGATGGTCCCCAGCACTTGCAGTAACTGTTCATACTTTATCCAGCACTGAGCACAAACCAccatgcatgatttttttttttactcaaactAATGACCTGGATTCACTAATAAGACTTAATTTATGAATactgatatttaaaaaataataataaaatcatgaatatattaaagaaaCATCATGCAACACCACtaaagaaattttattaaacaaaagaaaagaaaagaaaaaaccagTATTAACTACTAAAAGTTATTAGTTGTAGTTAATTACAGCAGTCACCTTGGTAACAGTTAAGTGGTCAAGACGCTTAACTataagggggcgtttggttcacagtaatgatatattaccatggtaatgagattaccatagTAATATGATCGGGAATGTTATATGTCTGGGAATGTTatggtaatgtgagattaccatgtttggttgagaatttatattactcAGTAATCTTTCATTACTTATGTTTGGTTAGTCATAGTAATCACCTCGagtaatatgtcaaatttactaaaaataccctttacatataaaaatttttgaaaaaaatataatttaaaagtatttagataaataaataattaaattataatattaaaaaaattatttttttccacatttttttaaaaatacctttgtatttatcaaaaatacccctatgtataaaaatttttaaaaaaatataatttaaaagtatttaaaataaataaataatttaaattacaatatcaaaaattagtttttacaatttttttaaatacctttgtatttaccaaaatacccctatgtataaaaatttgaacaacttaatttcaagtatttagataaataaataattaaattataatatcaaaaaaattatttttttacaattttttaaaaatacctttgtatttaccaaaaatacctctacatataaaaaaatttgaaaaacttaatttaaagtatttagataaataaataattaaattataatataaaaagataatttttcacaatttttaaaaatatatttgtatttatcaaaatatcccctacgtataaaaaaatttgaaaaaaacttaatttaaaaagtatttagataaataaataattaaattataatattaaaaaaataataaaaggaaaaataaaaaaactatgagAGTGTAATAaaggaattagattaaatgagtggGGGTATAATTGGAAAATACATGTCGATTACCACCAACTCTGTAATCCTGGATGGACACTGCTTTTAGTGGTAATGCTGATTACTCACCTTACTTTGTaataatatttcactattggtaATTTTACATTACTATCAACATTACTACTCGCTACTGATAGCAAACACTAGTATCCGAGCAGATTCTGCAGATTCCGTAATGTTTGCGACATTCAcgtgaaccaaacgccccctaagttttttttttttaatacatgattTAAacgtaataataaaaaatatttgtgttgGGGGTAGTTTATCTACATTgtaaaaaacaatattgaaaGTTACAAATAACAGAGCTTACATGAAAGAATAGTTTAATAAAATCATCTTTCATATCATGGTCATGAACAAATTTCAAATGCTTTCCAATTGGTtacatgatattttatttgtgatttcAGTGACATTTCACCCACATCAGAACAATAACACTATAAATTTAAACTCTGATATCCATACAAAATCCAttaccttatttttttatttttttcatatagcagcttaattaattatattaagctGAGAGTGGGGAAGGTCACTAGCGATCATTAGGATCATTCTGAGTGATTTGACCAGTAAAATTTACTGCCTTGAACTGCTGTTGCTAGCAAAGACGAAACCTGATTGTTTACAACATAAAAGGAGCCattagtttaatattttatttttaaaggatGATTCCAAATAACACTTCATTTGCTTCTGGAGTTTATTGGGAGACAGCTCAATTGAATGAATTAGCCCTCATCACAAATATCTTGTAAACAGggatgaaaagaagaagaaaaaagttcCTGATGGGAATGGTGGTTGCCTGGTTGGTAGGCCTTTCCAGACCCTTGATGAgtgtattattaattatacgTACGGCGTAACATGCATAGAGAGATATTATAATTTGGGCAACAGCATAGCATGGTTTTGAGAGGGTTAATTAAGAAGCGTGCGTGCATGCATGGGGATGGGGAAGTGATGATTGATGGAGGAATTCTCggatctgtgtgtgtgtgtgtgtgtatttatatatttaatgctGAATTGGTTCTCGTTCAAAGTTTCAAACTCAATTGATGCGCAGGACAACATGGGTGTCGCTCTTTTGTTGCCTCGGCCAATTTGAAATAGATTCAAGAGAGAGTGACCCCCCGCGGCCCTGAATTGTTGTGCATCTTTTTATGGAGCCCACTGCATGCCTGCTGAGCCCATACATGGCGTCCCCTGCCTGCCGTACACAGCACATATGCTTTAACAAATTAACAAGTCACGCCACGATCAATCAAGTTGCGAATGGCtacttaaaataatatataaatattttattattattattattaatttttttttaaaaaaaaaagtattagaaGTAGTGGCCcggtttattctttttttatttttctttacataCTATCCTGTCACCAAATATAGTAAGCGGAAGTGACTGAGGGTGTGTCATTGTACTCGCACTTGCAACTGTTCGCCTCTGATGATGCCATTAACAGAAAAATCAAAGTGGGTCTGATAACAAGTGACAAAGATTCTCCTTCAGACATatcatgaatgaatgaatgaatgatgcAGTAGAGCATAACAATTAAGCAACACGCACGATAACATGGGGAATTAaatcttatcttttaattataaaaattacaaaaaattagaTAATCCTGAATCCTCTGTCGTCCTCCAACGGAACGATGTGATTTGTCAGCATGTATTTAATTATCCCATCATTTCCGTATCACAGCACTGGGTGAAGGATATTTTTAACAAGAAGCAATGACATTAGTACTACAATAAGAGAGAGTTCAGAGTTTGGGTGGGAGATTTGACATCTAGCAAATACTAATTAACCAGCTAGCTAGTGGAGTGGCCCATTTAAAAGACTGTAATGCCTAACctttgaagaaaatgaaaaaccaTTTCTCTAATTCATGATGACATACACATGACATGAGATAGTATTTAATGAAATGACGTGGAGATAAAATTGACTAGTTATAAAATGAACAACCCAACCCAACCCAACCCAACCCAACCCGTAGGCAGcacaataaaacaaaaggaaGTCTGCATGCACATGAGTGACAAAGCTTCTCCTCGGCTCATGTTTGTTCATTGATACTAAACGTTATAGAGCAGCATTTATTTAGTAAGGTGGAAGTAAGGTgccaatatattatatatatataacattatattgattttatttccatgaAGAAGCTCCTTCCGAGAACCAGAGAGCAGCGATCGTCGAAGTTGGATCATTATTGGTAGGGTAGGCTTTGTTGTATCTATTAAATTAAGATCCAACAGAATTATGGATCACAGGTGGGCTTGGCCCATGACAATAAATGTAGGcgtacaaataaataaaaagaagtaaaCGACGGGCCAACGCCGTACTAGTGGGCCTTTTGAatatgatagataaaaaaaggCCCTGAGTAATCCCAAGTCCACCAAGTCCAAGGGAAGGCGcctgaagagaagagaagatggcATCGGCGACGTCGGCGTCGTTCCCTCCGCCACCGCCGTACTACCGGCTCTACAAAGACTATATCGACGATCCCAAGTCCGCCCCGGAGCCTCCTCCACCTCTCCAAGAGAGCTTCCCCCTTTTCGGCCAGCACTTCACCGTacgcatctctctctctctctcacacacatcACACATGCCTCAAATTCTTAGGGTTTTCGTTTGTCTTTGTCTTCTTGATCGCTTCAACTGCATATGGTAATGGTAAACCAGATTGATTTGGTGCTGCCGAGCCTCGAGGATCAAGGGGTTCGCCAGCTCTACCCCAAGAGTCCCATCATCGGTGCGTTGCGTACCCATTCCCTATCACTTCGTCATTTATTTACCtcttaatgcaaaaaaaaaaaaaaaaacaactttttggAGGGTCTCATTAATTTGTTGTTTCTTCCTCATAGTCGTTGAAATGAAAACCACAGTGATTTATGGAATGAGGAATTGAGGAATATACAAGTAATAATTATTTTGGCATGCTTTAATCTTGAGATATTGATGATGATTTCTGTACAATTTCAGAACTATCCCTACACCCTGACTTGAACTTTTGCTTTGTATCTTTAAATCAACTGGAAAGATGACATATCCAAATAGAGCATTTAAGTGAGCCTTGCATTGTCCTGCCATTTTCGCAATCTATTTGGTTAGCTATTCCTTTTGTCGAATGGTAACTGcttatgattattattacttattagtGTACACTGTGCAGCCATAAGTTCAGTTTCTTGTAGTAATAGTGACAAGTTCCTTGTATATATAATGTTCCTGTGTAGATTTCAAGAAGGAGTTGACCTCACTTAATAGGGAGCTACAACTACACATCTTAGAGCTTGCTGATGTCCTTGTGGA contains:
- the LOC120250209 gene encoding mediator of RNA polymerase II transcription subunit 7a-like is translated as MASATSASFPPPPPYYRLYKDYIDDPKSAPEPPPPLQESFPLFGQHFTIDLVLPSLEDQGVRQLYPKSPIIDFKKELTSLNRELQLHILELADVLVERPSQYARRVEDISLIFKNLHHLLNSLRPHQARATLIHILERQIQRRKEAVDDVKRRRAEAQRLLKESLLVLDGQLP